Proteins from a genomic interval of Kitasatospora herbaricolor:
- a CDS encoding NADP-dependent oxidoreductase yields the protein MRAVTQPAFGGPEVLTVTDLPRPVPLPTEVLVRVVSAGVNPVDLKTRAGAGMAGVLGEPPFVLGWDVSGVVEEVGFGVHTLAVGDEVYGMPWFPRAAGAYAEYVTAPARQFARKPAGLGHDEAAALPLAALTAWQILVDTAGVTAGQRVLVHAAGGGVGHFAVQIAKHLGAHVTGTAGAAKHAWLRELGADEVVDYTGTRFEKEISDIDVVVDLVGDEHDATSTRSLSVLRPGGLLVAVPSGVSPALAEEARARGVRVAPFLVEPDGAALTALAGLVEQGRLGVEVAAVFPLEEAARAHRELAGRRTRGKIVLRVA from the coding sequence ATGCGCGCCGTCACCCAGCCCGCCTTCGGCGGCCCCGAGGTGCTGACCGTCACCGACCTGCCGCGCCCGGTGCCGCTGCCCACCGAGGTCCTGGTCCGGGTGGTCTCCGCCGGGGTCAACCCCGTCGACCTGAAGACCCGGGCCGGCGCCGGCATGGCCGGGGTGCTCGGCGAGCCCCCGTTCGTCCTCGGCTGGGACGTCTCCGGCGTGGTGGAGGAGGTCGGCTTCGGCGTGCACACCCTCGCCGTCGGTGACGAGGTCTACGGGATGCCCTGGTTCCCGCGCGCGGCCGGTGCGTACGCCGAGTACGTGACCGCGCCCGCCCGCCAGTTCGCCCGCAAGCCCGCCGGCCTCGGCCACGACGAGGCCGCCGCCCTGCCGCTGGCGGCGCTCACCGCCTGGCAGATCCTGGTCGACACGGCCGGCGTCACGGCGGGGCAGCGCGTCCTGGTGCACGCCGCGGGCGGCGGCGTCGGCCACTTCGCGGTCCAGATCGCCAAGCACCTGGGCGCCCATGTGACCGGCACCGCGGGCGCGGCCAAGCACGCCTGGCTGCGCGAACTGGGCGCCGACGAGGTGGTCGACTACACCGGCACCCGCTTCGAGAAGGAGATCTCCGACATCGACGTGGTGGTCGACCTGGTCGGCGACGAGCACGACGCCACCAGCACCCGCTCGCTCTCGGTGCTGCGCCCCGGTGGCCTGCTGGTCGCCGTACCGTCGGGGGTCTCGCCGGCCCTGGCGGAGGAGGCGCGGGCCCGCGGTGTCCGGGTCGCGCCCTTCCTGGTGGAGCCGGACGGCGCCGCCCTCACCGCTCTCGCCGGGCTGGTCGAGCAGGGGCGGCTCGGGGTGGAGGTGGCCGCCGTGTTCCCGCTGGAGGAGGCGGCCCGGGCCCACCGCGAGCTCGCCGGGCGACGGACCCGGGGCAAGATCGTCCTGCGGGTGGCGTGA
- a CDS encoding M20/M25/M40 family metallo-hydrolase, whose amino-acid sequence MSDSKAERVAGPKVTGESEVAEICRDLIRIDTSNYGDGSGPGERKAAEYVAEQLAEFGLEPQIFESAKGRASTVVRIEGEDRSRPGLLIHGHTDVVPANAADWTYDPFAGEIADGCVWGRGAVDMKDMDAMTLAVVRDRLRTGRKPPRDLVLAFVADEEAGGTYGARYLVDKHPGLFEGVTEAIGEVGGFSFTVNDQVRLYLVETAEKGMHWMRLTVEGRAGHGSMENDDNAITELCEAVARLGRHKFPLRITKTVRAFLDELSDALGVELDPENMDETLRVLGGIAKMIGTTLRNTAQPTMLGAGYKVNVIPGQATAHVDGRFLPGYEEEFLADLDRVLGPRVKRESLHSDKAIETGFDGALVEAMQLALKAEDPIARAVPYCLSGGTDAKSFQDLGIRCFGFAPLQLPPDLDFAGMFHGVDERVPVDGLKFGVRVLDRFIDAC is encoded by the coding sequence GTGAGCGACTCGAAGGCGGAGCGGGTGGCCGGCCCGAAGGTGACGGGCGAGTCGGAGGTCGCGGAGATCTGTCGCGACCTGATCCGGATCGACACCAGCAACTACGGCGACGGCTCCGGGCCCGGGGAGCGCAAGGCGGCCGAGTACGTGGCGGAGCAGCTCGCCGAGTTCGGGCTGGAGCCGCAGATCTTCGAGTCGGCCAAGGGGCGGGCCTCGACGGTCGTCCGGATCGAGGGTGAGGACCGCTCCCGGCCCGGCCTGCTGATCCACGGCCACACCGACGTGGTGCCGGCCAACGCCGCCGACTGGACCTACGACCCCTTCGCCGGCGAGATCGCCGACGGCTGCGTCTGGGGGCGCGGCGCGGTCGACATGAAGGACATGGACGCGATGACCCTCGCGGTCGTCCGCGACCGGCTCCGAACGGGCCGCAAGCCCCCGCGCGACCTGGTGCTGGCCTTCGTCGCCGACGAGGAGGCGGGCGGCACCTACGGCGCGCGCTACCTGGTGGACAAGCACCCGGGCCTGTTCGAGGGCGTGACGGAGGCGATCGGCGAGGTCGGCGGCTTCTCCTTCACCGTCAACGACCAGGTCCGGCTGTACCTGGTGGAGACGGCCGAGAAGGGCATGCACTGGATGCGCCTCACGGTCGAGGGCCGGGCCGGGCACGGCTCGATGGAGAACGACGACAACGCCATCACCGAGCTGTGCGAGGCGGTGGCCCGGCTCGGGCGGCACAAGTTCCCGCTGCGGATCACCAAGACCGTCCGGGCCTTCCTCGACGAGCTCTCCGACGCGCTGGGCGTGGAGCTCGACCCGGAGAACATGGACGAGACGCTCCGGGTGCTCGGCGGCATCGCCAAGATGATCGGCACCACGCTGCGCAACACCGCCCAGCCGACCATGCTCGGCGCCGGCTACAAGGTCAACGTCATTCCCGGCCAGGCGACCGCCCACGTGGACGGGCGCTTCCTGCCCGGCTACGAGGAGGAGTTCCTGGCCGACCTGGACCGGGTGCTCGGCCCGCGGGTGAAGCGCGAGAGCCTGCACTCGGACAAGGCGATCGAGACGGGCTTCGACGGGGCGCTGGTGGAGGCCATGCAGCTGGCGCTGAAGGCGGAGGACCCGATCGCACGGGCGGTGCCGTACTGCCTCTCCGGCGGCACGGACGCGAAGTCGTTCCAGGACCTCGGGATCCGCTGCTTCGGCTTCGCGCCGCTGCAGCTGCCGCCGGACCTGGACTTCGCCGGGATGTTCCACGGCGTGGACGAGCGGGTCCCGGTGGACGGGCTGAAGTTCGGCGTCCGGGTGCTCGACCGGTTCATCGACGCCTGCTGA
- a CDS encoding chaplin, with protein sequence MNVKKLAAVAAATGGLVLAGAGVAAAHGGASAQGVAAGSPGVLSGNLIQVPVHVPVNVCGNTVSVIGLLNPAFGNSCANI encoded by the coding sequence ATGAACGTCAAGAAGCTCGCCGCTGTCGCCGCCGCCACCGGTGGTCTGGTCCTCGCCGGTGCGGGCGTGGCCGCCGCGCACGGTGGCGCCAGTGCCCAGGGCGTCGCGGCCGGTTCGCCGGGCGTGCTGTCGGGCAACCTGATCCAGGTGCCGGTCCACGTGCCCGTGAACGTGTGCGGCAACACCGTCAGCGTCATCGGCCTGCTCAACCCGGCGTTCGGCAACAGCTGCGCCAACATCTGA
- a CDS encoding chaplin yields MRNVAKKGLLTAVATGSVLASTAGYAYASAEAHGGAVNSPGVGSGNSVQVPVDVPVNACGNTVDVIGLLNPAYGNRCANADAGTHGQAAHGISEPGRSAAAGAPGQSAPAHAAPAKPAPAHAEPAHPSGQRPGGHDASGISGGGASASGTTAGSPGVLSGNSAAVPVSIPVNACGNSANVVGAANPAFGNSCGNVSVPTPPVTTEEECPPEETGSTPPKETPGTPRAGGPAEAPPVIQAVAPAAPVVPAQATAPQLASTGAGGVEMLGAAGLAALLGGGVLYRRARAGVR; encoded by the coding sequence ATGAGGAATGTAGCCAAGAAGGGGCTCCTCACGGCCGTGGCCACCGGCAGTGTGCTGGCCTCGACCGCCGGCTACGCCTACGCGAGTGCCGAGGCCCACGGGGGCGCGGTCAACTCGCCGGGGGTGGGATCCGGGAACTCCGTGCAGGTCCCGGTGGACGTCCCGGTCAACGCCTGCGGCAACACCGTGGACGTGATCGGCCTGCTCAACCCGGCCTACGGCAACCGGTGCGCCAACGCCGACGCCGGCACCCACGGCCAGGCCGCCCACGGCATCTCCGAGCCGGGCCGCTCCGCGGCGGCCGGCGCCCCCGGCCAGTCAGCGCCCGCCCACGCGGCGCCCGCGAAGCCGGCGCCCGCCCACGCCGAGCCGGCGCACCCGTCCGGCCAGCGGCCCGGCGGGCACGACGCCTCGGGCATCTCGGGCGGGGGCGCGTCCGCCTCGGGCACGACGGCAGGTTCGCCCGGTGTGCTCTCGGGCAACAGCGCGGCCGTCCCGGTGAGCATCCCGGTGAACGCCTGCGGCAACTCGGCCAACGTCGTGGGGGCCGCGAACCCGGCCTTCGGCAACTCCTGCGGCAACGTGTCGGTGCCCACCCCGCCGGTCACCACCGAGGAGGAGTGCCCGCCGGAGGAGACCGGCTCGACCCCGCCGAAGGAGACCCCGGGCACCCCGCGGGCCGGCGGCCCCGCCGAGGCTCCGCCCGTGATCCAGGCCGTCGCGCCGGCCGCCCCGGTCGTCCCGGCCCAGGCCACCGCCCCGCAACTGGCGTCCACCGGTGCCGGCGGCGTGGAGATGCTCGGTGCGGCCGGGCTCGCGGCCCTGCTGGGCGGCGGCGTCCTCTACCGCCGGGCCCGGGCCGGGGTCCGCTGA
- a CDS encoding DUF5703 family protein — protein sequence MTPPKLVRQPEYEYQSLRMPRGTTRNAARQLLTEHAEYGHWELDRLRLFPDGSRTVLLRRKIIRQVRSW from the coding sequence TTGACCCCACCGAAGCTGGTCCGGCAGCCGGAGTACGAGTACCAGTCACTGCGCATGCCGCGCGGCACCACCCGAAACGCGGCCAGGCAACTGCTCACCGAGCATGCCGAATACGGACACTGGGAGCTGGACCGGCTCCGGCTCTTCCCCGACGGGAGCCGCACCGTACTGCTGCGCCGGAAGATCATCCGGCAGGTCCGGAGCTGGTGA
- a CDS encoding ATP-binding domain-containing protein, producing MVSDAENSAPGGPADGGRAEDGPVGGSPAQDGRADGAGRADTVAALAEKIRAIGQQSTAGPDLPAADRAAAGAAPDAAARRAPQPDEQRAQALRATAEVLTAGGAPADFAGAAVAELGEGAAELLRADPWAVLALPGVRPEQADGFARGLLGAEAGPGDTRRARALVPWLLEQAALRGDSAVEIGEVATGLERLGLPEPAAALQAVVEDGLVMPFQDELTGPEARAATTGSDEDDEPPTRTLLALERLALAEESLADGLVRVMSTFVPGEDAETAAPDAPDEADEPNEAEEAADLGGEPSGAGAEPAAAGRDQNDAPGTERADGDGDGDGDGDSLAGAGGGTEAATGTIPPAPGPAAWEAAAAAAPSSSATALIRAVADSALVAHTGGEASRAEPAALLHAARGLGLRAWAATWTDQGRQSLAGLLPAGAAPDVVTLADLLAGAAGPGRSGDGTLALDLLIVLDAPLLDAELAATLLESLADGTRLVLSGDPGQLWSAGPGRFFADLLAARVCPAVASRTPDFGPIGELVSAVGIGELQPVEAPDKEVVILTAKDGGEAVHRAVQLLTDSIPRALGIPAEQVVLLTPGHGGSAGTRALNAAAKARLNPGPGRFGGFDPGDRVVHSPAPGVIRPGRVLDGDATGLHLELADGTRSTVAPAEAAKLRHGWALTVHQAVGRRWPGAVVVLPDDAGAGLTRQWVYTAFGRAERHLSVVHAAGPALPQAVAERPARPRTTRLRTILAENAEPAF from the coding sequence ATGGTGAGCGACGCAGAGAACAGCGCTCCGGGCGGCCCCGCCGACGGCGGCCGGGCGGAGGACGGCCCGGTGGGCGGCAGCCCGGCCCAGGACGGCCGGGCGGACGGCGCCGGCCGGGCGGACACCGTCGCCGCGCTCGCGGAGAAGATCCGGGCGATCGGACAGCAGTCCACCGCCGGCCCCGACCTGCCGGCTGCGGACCGGGCCGCCGCCGGCGCCGCTCCCGACGCCGCCGCCCGGCGCGCCCCGCAGCCGGACGAGCAGCGGGCGCAGGCCCTGCGGGCCACCGCCGAGGTCCTGACGGCAGGCGGCGCCCCCGCCGACTTCGCCGGCGCGGCCGTGGCCGAGCTGGGCGAGGGCGCGGCCGAGCTGCTGCGGGCCGACCCCTGGGCCGTCCTCGCCCTGCCCGGGGTGCGCCCCGAGCAGGCGGACGGCTTCGCCCGGGGCCTGCTCGGGGCCGAGGCCGGCCCGGGCGACACCCGCCGGGCCCGCGCCCTGGTCCCGTGGCTGCTGGAACAGGCCGCGCTGCGCGGGGACTCGGCCGTGGAGATCGGCGAGGTCGCCACCGGCCTGGAGCGGCTCGGCCTGCCGGAGCCCGCCGCCGCCCTCCAGGCCGTCGTGGAGGACGGCCTGGTGATGCCGTTCCAGGACGAGCTCACCGGCCCCGAGGCCCGCGCCGCGACCACCGGCTCCGACGAGGACGACGAGCCGCCGACCCGCACCCTGCTCGCCCTGGAGCGGCTGGCCCTGGCCGAGGAGAGCCTGGCCGACGGCCTGGTCCGGGTGATGTCCACCTTCGTCCCGGGGGAGGACGCCGAGACCGCCGCGCCGGACGCGCCGGACGAGGCGGACGAGCCGAACGAGGCGGAGGAGGCTGCGGACCTCGGGGGCGAGCCCTCCGGCGCCGGGGCCGAGCCCGCGGCGGCGGGCCGGGACCAGAACGACGCACCCGGCACCGAGCGCGCCGACGGCGACGGCGACGGCGACGGCGACGGCGACAGCCTCGCCGGGGCCGGCGGCGGGACCGAGGCGGCCACCGGGACGATTCCGCCCGCCCCCGGTCCCGCCGCCTGGGAGGCGGCTGCCGCCGCCGCGCCGTCCTCCTCGGCCACCGCACTGATCAGGGCCGTCGCCGACAGCGCGCTGGTCGCCCACACCGGTGGTGAGGCCTCCCGGGCCGAGCCGGCCGCGCTGCTGCACGCCGCGCGGGGGCTCGGGCTGCGCGCCTGGGCCGCCACCTGGACCGACCAGGGCCGGCAGAGCCTGGCCGGGCTGCTCCCCGCCGGCGCGGCCCCGGACGTCGTCACACTGGCCGACCTGCTCGCCGGCGCCGCCGGGCCCGGGCGGTCCGGTGACGGCACCCTCGCGCTCGACCTGCTGATCGTGCTCGACGCGCCGCTGCTGGACGCCGAGCTGGCCGCCACCCTGCTGGAGTCGCTGGCCGACGGCACCCGCCTGGTGCTCAGCGGCGACCCGGGGCAGCTCTGGTCGGCCGGTCCGGGCCGGTTCTTCGCGGACCTGCTGGCCGCGAGGGTCTGCCCGGCCGTCGCCTCCCGCACGCCCGACTTCGGGCCGATCGGCGAGCTGGTCTCGGCCGTGGGCATCGGCGAGCTGCAGCCCGTCGAGGCGCCCGACAAGGAGGTGGTGATCCTCACCGCCAAGGACGGCGGCGAAGCCGTCCACCGCGCCGTCCAGCTGCTGACCGACTCCATCCCGCGCGCCCTCGGCATCCCCGCCGAGCAGGTCGTCCTGCTGACCCCCGGGCACGGGGGCAGCGCCGGCACCCGGGCGCTGAACGCCGCCGCCAAGGCCCGGCTGAACCCGGGCCCGGGCAGGTTCGGCGGCTTCGACCCGGGCGATCGGGTGGTCCACTCCCCCGCGCCGGGCGTCATCCGCCCCGGCCGGGTGCTGGACGGCGACGCCACCGGCCTGCACCTGGAGCTCGCCGACGGCACCCGCAGCACGGTCGCCCCCGCCGAGGCCGCCAAGCTGCGGCACGGCTGGGCCCTGACCGTGCATCAGGCGGTCGGCCGGCGCTGGCCCGGGGCGGTCGTGGTGCTGCCGGACGACGCCGGCGCCGGGCTGACCCGGCAGTGGGTCTACACCGCCTTCGGGCGGGCGGAGCGGCACCTGTCGGTGGTGCACGCGGCGGGCCCGGCCCTGCCGCAGGCCGTCGCCGAACGGCCGGCCCGGCCCCGCACCACCCGGCTGCGCACGATCCTGGCCGAGAACGCCGAGCCCGCCTTCTAG
- a CDS encoding aldo/keto reductase yields the protein MEKRHLGRTGLRVSRLGLGTMTWGRDTDEHEAAEQLKEFVDAGGTLVDTADVYADGGAEYLLSRLTDNLIPRSELVIATKAGSVPDSDRRFDTSRGHLLAGLDGSLRRLGTDYVDLWQVHAFDPDTPTDETLHALDIAVSSGRARYVGVSNYSGWQLAKAAARQSATPDRVPLAGTQMEYSLLQRGIEREVLPAALDAGVGLLASSPLGRGVLTGKYRHAVPQDSRAASPYLSGFVQPYLDDRSRRIVDAVSTAADGLASSPLAVALAWVRDRPGVTGALIGARTVVQLRAALSVEALTLPDEIRGALDDISAPVHRYPDHEWSEL from the coding sequence ATGGAAAAGCGACACCTCGGCCGTACCGGGCTGCGGGTCTCCAGGCTCGGTCTCGGCACCATGACCTGGGGCCGGGACACCGACGAGCACGAGGCGGCCGAACAGCTCAAGGAGTTCGTCGACGCCGGCGGCACCCTGGTGGACACCGCCGACGTCTACGCGGACGGCGGCGCCGAGTACCTGCTCTCCCGCCTGACCGACAACCTGATCCCCCGCTCCGAGCTCGTCATCGCCACCAAGGCCGGCAGCGTGCCCGACTCGGACCGCCGCTTCGACACCTCCCGCGGCCACCTGCTGGCCGGGCTGGACGGCTCGCTGCGCCGGCTCGGCACCGACTACGTCGACCTCTGGCAGGTCCACGCCTTCGACCCGGACACCCCGACCGACGAGACCCTGCACGCCCTCGACATCGCCGTCAGCTCCGGACGGGCCCGGTACGTCGGCGTCTCCAACTACAGCGGCTGGCAGCTCGCCAAGGCCGCCGCCCGGCAGAGCGCCACACCCGACCGGGTGCCGCTCGCCGGGACGCAGATGGAGTACTCGCTGCTCCAGCGCGGCATCGAACGCGAGGTGCTGCCCGCCGCGCTGGACGCCGGCGTGGGCCTGCTGGCCTCCTCCCCGCTCGGCCGCGGCGTCCTCACCGGCAAGTACCGGCACGCCGTGCCGCAGGACTCCCGCGCCGCCTCCCCGTACCTCTCCGGCTTCGTCCAGCCCTACCTCGACGACCGGTCCCGCCGGATCGTCGACGCCGTGTCGACCGCCGCCGACGGCCTCGCCAGCAGCCCCCTCGCGGTGGCGCTCGCCTGGGTCCGGGACCGCCCGGGGGTGACGGGTGCGCTGATCGGGGCGCGGACCGTGGTCCAGCTGCGGGCGGCGCTGTCGGTGGAGGCGCTTACGCTTCCGGATGAGATCCGCGGTGCGCTCGACGACATCTCGGCGCCGGTCCACCGCTACCCCGACCACGAGTGGAGCGAGCTCTAG
- a CDS encoding LLM class F420-dependent oxidoreductase, with amino-acid sequence MRLGINLGYWGLGMDADNIAVAQEADRLGYSVCWAAEAYGSDAATVLSYVAAKTERIDVGSAIFQIPARTPAMTAMTAATLDTLSGGRFRLGLGVSGPQVSEGWYGVKFDKPLARTREYVEIIRKAMSRERLVHQGASWTLPLPGGPGKPLKLTVHPVREHIPLYIAAIGPKNLEQTGEIADGWLGIFFAPEHAALSLEPLKAGRAKAGRTLDGFDLCPTVTISVGDDVKAAADTQRSYAALYIGGMGSKDKNFYNQLTRRMGYEQAADEIQEKYLAKDYAGAAAAVPHELIDSTSLLGDTARIADRMQAYADAGVTTLTLAPAGFTLEERVLALRTGVEALERAGLAE; translated from the coding sequence ATGCGACTCGGCATCAACCTCGGCTACTGGGGACTCGGCATGGACGCCGACAACATCGCGGTCGCCCAGGAGGCCGACCGCCTGGGCTACTCGGTCTGCTGGGCCGCCGAGGCCTACGGCTCCGACGCCGCCACCGTCCTCAGCTACGTCGCCGCGAAGACCGAGCGGATCGACGTCGGCTCCGCGATCTTCCAGATCCCGGCCCGCACCCCCGCCATGACGGCGATGACCGCCGCCACCCTGGACACCCTCTCCGGCGGCCGCTTCCGCCTCGGCCTGGGCGTCTCCGGCCCGCAGGTCTCCGAGGGCTGGTACGGCGTCAAGTTCGACAAGCCGCTGGCCCGGACCCGGGAGTACGTGGAGATCATCCGCAAGGCGATGTCCCGCGAGCGGCTGGTCCACCAGGGTGCCAGCTGGACGCTGCCGCTGCCCGGCGGCCCCGGCAAGCCGCTGAAGCTCACCGTGCACCCCGTCCGCGAGCACATCCCGCTGTACATCGCCGCCATCGGCCCGAAGAACCTGGAGCAGACCGGCGAGATCGCCGACGGCTGGCTCGGCATCTTCTTCGCCCCCGAGCACGCCGCGCTCTCGCTGGAGCCGCTGAAGGCCGGCCGCGCCAAGGCCGGGCGGACCCTGGACGGCTTCGACCTCTGCCCGACCGTGACCATCTCGGTCGGCGACGACGTCAAGGCCGCCGCGGACACCCAGCGCTCCTACGCCGCGCTCTACATCGGCGGGATGGGCAGCAAGGACAAGAACTTCTACAACCAGCTGACCCGTCGGATGGGCTACGAGCAGGCCGCCGACGAGATCCAGGAGAAGTACCTCGCCAAGGACTACGCCGGCGCCGCCGCGGCCGTCCCGCACGAGCTGATCGACTCCACCTCGCTGCTCGGCGACACCGCCCGGATCGCGGACCGGATGCAGGCCTACGCGGACGCCGGCGTCACCACCCTCACGCTGGCCCCGGCCGGCTTCACCCTGGAGGAGCGTGTCCTCGCGCTGCGCACCGGCGTGGAGGCGCTGGAGCGCGCCGGTCTGGCGGAGTAG
- the corA gene encoding magnesium/cobalt transporter CorA, which produces MSRMIVDCATYRDGHRVQGPEDYSDALAAARAAGDSFLWIGLYEPTTAELDLVSEEFGLHPLAVEDAVSAHQRPKLEAYQDSLFMALKTVGHRDGTQAVSTGEIMIFVGDAFVMTVRHGTDSPLRELRAQLEKQPEILRHGPGAVLHSVCDTVVDGYLDVLVALEGELDELEADVFAPGRPSGGAAERIYGYKRQLVTMRRATGPLQEPLLRLGRGGEPFVTAEALPYLRDVADHLSRANDQVDGMDRLLTDILSANLAQVSVQQNSDMRKISAWAALAAVPTLIAGVYGMNFEHMPELHQRWGYPGVLLLMAVTCVVLHRVFKRSGWL; this is translated from the coding sequence ATGTCCCGCATGATCGTCGATTGCGCCACCTACCGCGACGGGCACCGCGTCCAGGGCCCGGAGGACTACTCCGACGCCCTGGCGGCCGCCCGGGCGGCCGGTGACAGCTTCCTCTGGATAGGGCTGTACGAGCCGACCACGGCCGAGCTGGACCTGGTCAGCGAGGAGTTCGGGCTGCACCCGCTGGCCGTCGAGGACGCCGTCAGCGCCCACCAGCGGCCCAAGCTGGAGGCCTACCAGGACTCGCTCTTCATGGCGCTCAAGACGGTCGGCCACCGGGACGGCACCCAGGCGGTCAGCACCGGCGAGATCATGATCTTCGTCGGCGACGCCTTCGTGATGACCGTGCGGCACGGCACGGACAGCCCCCTGCGGGAGCTGCGGGCCCAGTTGGAGAAGCAGCCGGAGATCCTGCGGCACGGCCCGGGCGCCGTGCTGCACTCGGTCTGCGACACGGTGGTGGACGGCTACCTGGACGTCCTGGTCGCCCTGGAGGGCGAGCTGGACGAGCTGGAGGCGGACGTGTTCGCCCCCGGGCGCCCGTCCGGCGGCGCGGCGGAGCGGATCTACGGCTACAAGCGCCAGCTGGTGACCATGCGGCGGGCCACCGGCCCGCTGCAGGAGCCGCTGCTGCGCCTGGGCCGGGGCGGCGAGCCCTTCGTGACGGCCGAGGCGCTGCCGTACCTGCGGGACGTCGCGGACCACCTGTCCCGCGCGAACGACCAGGTGGACGGCATGGACCGGCTGCTCACCGACATCCTGAGCGCCAACCTGGCGCAGGTCAGCGTCCAGCAGAACAGCGACATGCGGAAGATCTCCGCCTGGGCGGCGCTGGCCGCCGTGCCGACCCTGATCGCCGGCGTGTACGGGATGAACTTCGAGCACATGCCGGAGCTGCACCAGCGCTGGGGCTACCCCGGGGTGCTGCTGCTGATGGCGGTGACCTGCGTGGTGCTGCACCGGGTCTTCAAGCGCAGCGGCTGGCTCTGA